The proteins below are encoded in one region of Cohaesibacter intestini:
- the nqrE gene encoding NADH:ubiquinone reductase (Na(+)-transporting) subunit E — protein MEGLVSLAVKAVFIENLALSFFLGMCTFLAVSKKVETALGLGISVTVVQAITVPANNLILTYLLNDGALSWLGLGNVDLRFLGLISYIGVIAAMVQILEMILDRFFPALYNALGIFLPLITVNCAILGGSLFMVERDYNFAEATTYGIFSGVGWALAITAMAGVREKLKYSDIPAGLQGLGITFITAGLMAMGFMAFSGVKL, from the coding sequence ATGGAAGGTCTCGTTTCTCTAGCCGTCAAGGCTGTCTTCATTGAGAACCTTGCGCTCTCCTTCTTTCTGGGTATGTGTACGTTTCTGGCCGTATCCAAAAAGGTTGAAACCGCGCTTGGTCTGGGCATCTCGGTCACGGTCGTGCAGGCCATTACCGTACCTGCCAACAACCTGATCCTGACCTACCTGTTGAATGACGGGGCGCTGTCATGGTTGGGTCTTGGCAACGTGGATCTCCGCTTCCTTGGTCTGATTTCCTATATCGGCGTCATCGCCGCGATGGTGCAGATTCTGGAAATGATCCTCGATCGCTTCTTCCCCGCCCTTTACAACGCATTGGGCATCTTCCTGCCACTGATCACCGTGAACTGCGCCATTCTTGGTGGCTCGCTCTTCATGGTGGAGCGTGATTACAACTTCGCTGAAGCCACCACCTACGGCATCTTCTCCGGTGTTGGCTGGGCGCTGGCAATCACCGCCATGGCAGGCGTTCGTGAAAAGCTGAAATATTCTGATATCCCGGCGGGTCTTCAGGGTCTCGGCATTACCTTCATCACCGCAGGGTTGATGGCCATGGGCTTCATGGCTTTCTCCGGCGTGAAGCTGTAA
- a CDS encoding Na(+)-translocating NADH-quinone reductase subunit C encodes MPEATEKNLGPVGRFLAMPADNPVKTVIVAVGLCLFCSMIVSAAAVALKPIQEQNKVLDKKRNILEVAGLYKPGINISEAFSNIEARVVDLETGKFTEAVDPATYDQRAAAKDPAQSIKLDDDPASIGRKAKLASVYLIRDDAGEIQTIILPVHGYGLWSTLYGFVALKSDGNEVSGFQFYEHAETPGLGAEVDNPNWKALWPGKKIYDEDGAVKITVAKGVPSANMADYHIDSLAGASLTARGVDNLVRFWMGDQGFKQFLDNLKAGEA; translated from the coding sequence ATGCCTGAAGCGACTGAAAAAAATCTCGGACCTGTGGGTCGTTTTCTGGCGATGCCAGCGGACAACCCTGTCAAGACAGTCATTGTGGCTGTTGGCCTGTGTCTTTTCTGCTCCATGATCGTGTCGGCAGCTGCTGTTGCGCTCAAGCCCATTCAGGAACAGAACAAGGTGCTGGACAAGAAGCGCAACATTCTCGAGGTCGCTGGTCTCTACAAGCCCGGCATCAACATCTCGGAAGCCTTCTCCAATATTGAAGCACGCGTTGTCGATCTGGAAACCGGCAAGTTCACCGAGGCGGTGGATCCGGCAACCTATGACCAGCGTGCTGCAGCCAAGGATCCAGCTCAGTCCATCAAACTGGACGATGATCCTGCGAGCATTGGTCGTAAGGCCAAACTGGCCTCGGTTTACCTGATCCGTGATGATGCTGGCGAGATCCAGACGATCATTCTGCCAGTTCATGGCTATGGTCTGTGGTCGACCCTTTATGGCTTTGTGGCTCTGAAGTCCGATGGCAACGAAGTGTCCGGCTTCCAGTTCTACGAACATGCTGAAACGCCGGGTCTCGGCGCTGAGGTCGACAATCCGAACTGGAAGGCCCTGTGGCCCGGTAAAAAAATCTATGACGAGGATGGTGCAGTGAAAATCACTGTTGCCAAGGGTGTTCCGTCCGCCAACATGGCAGACTATCACATTGACAGCCTTGCCGGTGCTTCGCTGACAGCACGCGGCGTTGATAATCTCGTTCGTTTCTGGATGGGCGATCAGGGCTTCAAGCAATTCCTCGACAACCTTAAAGCGGGAGAGGCTTAA
- a CDS encoding alpha-D-glucose phosphate-specific phosphoglucomutase, with the protein MIVENIPCETIAGQKPGTSGLRKKTRIFMEPGYLENFIQSVFNAIGGGEGKSFVVGGDGRYFNRKAIQTILKMAAANGAKKVIVGQNGILSTPAASHLIRKNQTNGGFILSASHNPGGIKADFGVKYNVANGGPAPEAVTEAIFKETLLISSYKMANAPMIDLATVGTSMLGDMEVSVVDPVADYKELMASLFDFVAIRNLFAGGFSMVFDAMHAVTGPYAKSILEDTLGAPKGTVVNGSPSEDFGGGHPDPNPVWAKPLYDLMMSDQAPCLGAASDGDGDRNMILGHGIYVTPSDSLAVLADNAHLAPAYCKGIAGIARSMPTSAASDRVALKKKIGCYETPTGWKFFGNLLDDGKVTICGEESAGTGSDHVREKDGLWAVLLWLNILAERREPVKTVLESHWAHYGRDYYSRYDYEDIDSKVAEDLMQSLRDRLSELPGQVFADKTVEKADEFSYEDPVDGSISAGQGLRVWFSGGVRVVFRLSGTGTQGATLRVYLERYVPPTGELDLDTQVALYPVVKSMLELTQLEQHIGRKKPDVIT; encoded by the coding sequence ATGATCGTGGAGAATATTCCCTGCGAAACGATAGCAGGGCAAAAGCCTGGAACGTCCGGTCTTCGCAAGAAGACACGCATATTCATGGAGCCGGGCTACCTCGAAAACTTCATCCAATCGGTGTTTAACGCGATCGGGGGAGGAGAAGGCAAGTCGTTCGTCGTGGGCGGCGATGGGCGCTACTTCAACCGCAAGGCCATTCAGACCATACTCAAGATGGCGGCAGCCAATGGTGCCAAGAAGGTGATTGTCGGCCAGAATGGTATTCTGTCGACGCCAGCGGCCTCACATCTCATTCGCAAAAACCAGACCAATGGTGGCTTCATTCTGTCAGCCAGCCACAATCCCGGTGGGATCAAGGCCGACTTCGGGGTGAAATACAACGTCGCCAATGGTGGACCTGCACCAGAAGCCGTGACCGAAGCGATTTTCAAAGAGACATTGCTGATCTCCAGCTACAAAATGGCCAACGCACCGATGATTGATCTTGCCACAGTCGGCACGAGCATGTTGGGCGATATGGAAGTCTCGGTGGTCGATCCGGTCGCCGACTACAAGGAGTTGATGGCCTCCCTGTTTGACTTTGTTGCCATCCGCAACCTGTTTGCCGGTGGCTTTTCCATGGTGTTTGATGCCATGCATGCGGTCACGGGACCTTATGCCAAATCCATTTTGGAAGACACGCTCGGCGCGCCGAAAGGCACGGTTGTCAATGGGTCGCCAAGTGAAGATTTTGGCGGTGGTCACCCGGATCCGAACCCGGTCTGGGCCAAGCCTCTTTATGATTTGATGATGTCCGATCAGGCACCATGCCTAGGCGCTGCCTCCGACGGGGATGGCGACCGGAACATGATTCTGGGTCACGGCATCTATGTCACCCCTTCGGACAGCCTTGCCGTATTGGCCGACAATGCCCATCTGGCCCCGGCCTATTGCAAAGGCATCGCCGGAATCGCCCGCTCGATGCCGACCAGCGCGGCCAGTGATCGTGTGGCGCTCAAGAAGAAAATCGGCTGCTACGAGACCCCGACCGGTTGGAAGTTTTTCGGCAACCTGCTCGATGATGGCAAAGTGACCATCTGTGGCGAGGAAAGTGCGGGCACTGGCTCGGACCATGTGCGGGAAAAGGATGGTCTATGGGCGGTTCTGCTGTGGCTGAATATTTTGGCCGAGCGCCGAGAACCGGTAAAGACCGTGCTCGAATCCCACTGGGCGCATTATGGCCGCGATTATTATTCCCGGTATGATTATGAAGATATCGACAGCAAGGTCGCTGAAGATCTGATGCAGTCCTTGCGTGATCGACTGAGCGAACTGCCGGGCCAGGTCTTTGCCGACAAGACTGTCGAGAAGGCCGACGAGTTTTCCTATGAGGACCCGGTCGATGGTTCCATCAGCGCCGGTCAGGGCCTGCGGGTCTGGTTCTCGGGCGGGGTACGTGTGGTGTTCCGCCTCTCGGGCACCGGTACGCAAGGGGCGACCCTGCGCGTTTATCTGGAGCGCTACGTGCCACCGACCGGAGAGTTGGATCTGGACACGCAAGTGGCTCTTTATCCGGTGGTCAAATCCATGCTGGAGCTGACGCAATTGGAACAGCATATCGGGCGCAAAAAGCCTGACGTGATCACCTGA
- a CDS encoding DMT family transporter: protein MRNNSLLAYGLLAIATLSWSGNIVIGRAVRSDLPPLGMTFWRWSLCCLILLFFTAPRLKASLPILKREWKLLLVMAATGIGTFNPLQYVSLHTTSAINVTLILATCPAFMALLSVLFLKDRLGLAQIAGIAISFIGVAIVITDGDLQTLREVQFAIGDIFMLCAAIIWAFYSIAVKKRPADLDPLVMLTVITGAGSMLLLGPYLWETFTYKAMPVSTTAFLTVGYITLIASLLAYVCYNKAVSLIGPSKAGPAIHLMPGWVAILAFVFLGERLESYHLLGIACIAAGIFLNSRKARIKA, encoded by the coding sequence ATGCGAAACAATTCTCTTCTTGCCTATGGTCTTCTTGCCATTGCCACTCTGAGCTGGAGTGGCAATATTGTCATAGGTCGCGCCGTGCGCAGTGACCTGCCGCCATTGGGCATGACATTCTGGCGCTGGAGCCTGTGCTGCCTCATCCTTCTCTTCTTCACCGCTCCGCGTCTCAAGGCCTCTTTGCCGATCCTGAAGCGCGAGTGGAAGCTTTTGCTGGTGATGGCGGCGACAGGCATCGGAACCTTCAATCCATTGCAATATGTCTCTCTTCACACCACGTCTGCCATCAATGTGACGCTAATTCTGGCGACCTGCCCGGCCTTCATGGCCTTGCTGTCGGTGCTGTTTCTAAAGGACCGTCTAGGGCTGGCTCAGATTGCCGGCATTGCGATCTCCTTCATCGGTGTTGCGATTGTCATCACCGACGGGGACCTGCAGACGCTGCGAGAGGTACAGTTCGCCATCGGCGATATTTTCATGCTGTGTGCAGCGATCATCTGGGCTTTCTATTCCATCGCGGTCAAGAAGCGCCCTGCCGATCTGGATCCCCTGGTCATGCTGACTGTGATCACCGGCGCCGGGTCGATGCTATTGCTGGGCCCCTATCTCTGGGAGACATTCACCTACAAGGCAATGCCCGTTTCAACGACCGCATTCCTGACAGTCGGTTACATCACACTCATTGCCTCGCTCCTGGCCTATGTCTGCTACAATAAGGCGGTGAGCCTGATTGGCCCTTCCAAGGCGGGGCCAGCCATCCATCTGATGCCCGGATGGGTTGCGATTCTGGCTTTTGTCTTTTTGGGAGAACGGCTGGAAAGCTATCATTTGTTGGGCATTGCCTGCATCGCGGCAGGCATATTTCTCAATAGCCGTAAAGCTCGTATAAAGGCCTAG
- a CDS encoding NADH:ubiquinone reductase (Na(+)-transporting) subunit D produces the protein MSEPSKKEMMLDPLVDNNPITLQVLGICSALAVTSSLKVAAVMSIAVIFVTAFSSFFISVIRNHIPNNIRIIVQMIIIASLVILVDQILKAYAFEISKTLSVFVGLIITNCIVMGRAEAFAMKNPPVASFLDGVGNGLGYTLILMLVGVVRELFGAGSLFGVTILETVNNGGWYVPNGMLLLPPSAFFLIGLIIWAFRTWKPKQVEAREFKIVEQEGGH, from the coding sequence ATGTCTGAACCAAGCAAAAAGGAAATGATGCTGGATCCGTTGGTCGACAACAACCCGATCACTCTTCAGGTTCTGGGCATCTGTTCTGCGCTCGCGGTGACCTCTTCGCTGAAGGTGGCTGCTGTGATGTCGATCGCCGTGATTTTCGTGACGGCTTTCTCCAGCTTCTTCATCTCGGTTATCCGTAACCATATCCCGAACAACATCCGCATTATCGTGCAGATGATCATCATTGCCTCTTTGGTGATCCTGGTTGACCAGATCCTCAAGGCCTATGCCTTCGAGATCTCCAAGACCCTGTCGGTCTTTGTTGGCCTGATCATCACCAACTGCATCGTGATGGGGCGCGCGGAAGCCTTCGCCATGAAGAACCCGCCCGTCGCTTCCTTCCTTGACGGGGTGGGCAATGGTCTGGGCTACACGCTGATCCTGATGTTGGTTGGCGTTGTCCGTGAACTGTTCGGTGCAGGCTCGCTGTTCGGCGTCACCATTCTGGAAACCGTGAATAACGGTGGTTGGTATGTGCCAAATGGCATGCTGCTGCTGCCACCAAGCGCCTTCTTCCTGATTGGCCTCATCATCTGGGCCTTCCGCACCTGGAAACCAAAACAGGTCGAAGCCCGTGAATTCAAAATCGTTGAACAAGAGGGAGGCCACTAA
- a CDS encoding MATE family efflux transporter, whose amino-acid sequence MSVSASPNHPDLFDRGTPSIVRLAGFLSLSGLFATSAILIDANMVGPIGDETLAGLGLAGSLYGLFMALLFGIGSASQIVLTRAFGEDSPQLFAQRLRLLLGLGLGISLGLVLLFRFNIHFLVDHLASTSGVGFAAKRYLELMVYGLPISFCAYLLSLSFDVRRQASRELWGFAIEVPLNVTLNALLIYGWLGAPELGIKGAAIATLISQSARLAFLLSQLSRDPYFRTTSVHTDTHIEQEARSTPPLPRSVLVPVTMNVAALIVGAQAYQLLFAQLSYLHFAAMALMAPWLSISNVLGRSIALSATITCADLPKGSDALHAAIRSNLAALRVLAPRLALLFVAATLLTGGLSWHISGAVRINFMLLIPEAALLVLIRTLSVTITAILRSTDRPKWVFWVQLALQWGFGLPLLLATILLFELPIFVAFGFLLCEELLRLIIMGLRLRHLLVANSKK is encoded by the coding sequence TTGTCCGTATCCGCTTCCCCCAATCACCCGGATCTGTTTGACCGCGGCACGCCGTCCATTGTGCGGCTGGCGGGCTTTTTGTCGCTGTCTGGCCTGTTCGCCACGTCGGCCATTCTGATCGACGCCAACATGGTCGGGCCGATTGGTGATGAAACACTGGCGGGGCTTGGTCTGGCTGGCAGCCTCTATGGTCTGTTCATGGCGCTGCTGTTCGGGATTGGTTCGGCCTCACAGATTGTGCTGACACGCGCTTTTGGTGAGGATAGCCCCCAGCTCTTTGCCCAACGCCTGCGGCTGTTGCTCGGTCTGGGGCTCGGCATCAGTCTGGGGCTGGTGCTGTTGTTCCGATTCAACATCCATTTTCTGGTTGATCATCTGGCCAGCACGTCCGGGGTCGGGTTTGCTGCCAAGCGGTATCTGGAGCTGATGGTCTATGGCCTGCCGATCAGCTTCTGTGCCTATTTGTTGTCACTATCGTTCGATGTGCGACGGCAGGCATCGCGCGAGCTTTGGGGCTTTGCGATCGAGGTGCCGCTCAATGTCACGCTGAATGCGCTGTTGATCTATGGCTGGCTCGGAGCGCCGGAGTTGGGCATCAAGGGGGCGGCGATTGCCACCTTGATCAGCCAATCCGCCCGGCTGGCTTTCCTGCTGTCGCAGCTTTCTCGCGATCCCTATTTTCGCACGACTTCTGTCCATACCGACACACACATTGAGCAGGAAGCCCGTTCAACCCCGCCCCTTCCCCGTTCGGTTCTCGTGCCTGTGACGATGAATGTAGCGGCCTTGATCGTCGGTGCTCAGGCCTACCAGTTGCTGTTCGCCCAGCTTTCCTACCTGCATTTTGCCGCGATGGCGTTGATGGCTCCATGGTTGTCGATCTCCAACGTGTTGGGCCGCTCTATCGCCCTGTCGGCAACAATCACCTGCGCAGATCTGCCCAAGGGCAGCGATGCGCTCCATGCTGCAATCCGCTCCAATCTCGCGGCCTTGCGGGTATTGGCACCACGCCTTGCCTTGTTGTTTGTCGCGGCAACCCTTCTGACCGGTGGCTTGTCCTGGCATATATCAGGGGCCGTGCGAATCAATTTCATGCTGCTGATACCGGAAGCCGCGCTTCTGGTGCTGATTCGAACCCTTTCGGTGACAATCACCGCGATTTTACGATCAACCGATCGGCCCAAATGGGTCTTCTGGGTGCAGTTGGCCCTGCAATGGGGCTTTGGGCTGCCACTGTTGCTGGCGACAATCCTGTTGTTTGAGCTGCCGATTTTTGTCGCCTTCGGTTTCTTGCTCTGCGAGGAATTGCTGCGTCTGATCATTATGGGACTGCGTTTGCGTCATCTTTTGGTCGCGAACAGCAAGAAGTAG
- a CDS encoding NADH:ubiquinone reductase (Na(+)-transporting) subunit B encodes MGLRNFFDSIEPHFHKGGKLHKYYALFEMVESFIYTPKTVTKVAPHARDDIDLKRVMSYVWVCTFPCILFAMYNTGYNTNAAIAQLGLTDVPGIRAMILSMLGIGFDPNNFIACILHGAMYLVPIYAVTMAVGGAVEVLFAIVRGHEINEGFFVTSVLYVLIVPASTPLWMVGLGIAFGVVMGKEVFGGTGKNFLNPALVARAFLYFAYPAYMSGDAVWTPVDGYTGATALGVSALQGMEGLAAMGLTWWDAFFGFMDGSLGETSALACLIGGLVLMVAKIANWRLIVGCLAGTIVFATLLNLIGSDTNPMFAMPFWWHFVLGGYAFGLFFMVTEPVTASHTDWGRFWYGVLIGFMVIMIRVINPAFPEGMMLAILFGNIFAPLIDYVVVRANIKRRVARNA; translated from the coding sequence GTGGGTTTGCGCAATTTTTTCGACAGCATTGAGCCGCATTTCCATAAAGGCGGCAAGCTGCACAAGTATTACGCCCTCTTCGAGATGGTGGAATCCTTCATTTACACGCCCAAGACCGTGACCAAAGTCGCGCCACATGCGCGCGATGACATCGATCTCAAGCGTGTCATGTCCTATGTCTGGGTCTGCACCTTCCCGTGCATTCTCTTTGCCATGTATAATACCGGATACAACACCAACGCGGCGATCGCCCAACTTGGTCTGACCGACGTGCCCGGTATTCGTGCCATGATCCTGTCGATGCTTGGCATTGGCTTTGATCCCAACAACTTCATTGCCTGCATTCTGCATGGTGCGATGTATCTCGTGCCGATCTATGCCGTGACGATGGCCGTCGGTGGCGCTGTTGAGGTGCTGTTTGCAATTGTCCGCGGTCACGAGATCAACGAGGGTTTCTTTGTTACCTCGGTGCTCTATGTGCTGATCGTTCCTGCTTCAACCCCGCTCTGGATGGTTGGTCTGGGCATCGCCTTTGGTGTTGTTATGGGCAAGGAAGTGTTCGGCGGCACCGGCAAGAACTTCCTCAACCCGGCACTGGTTGCCCGTGCTTTCCTCTATTTTGCCTATCCGGCCTATATGTCCGGTGATGCGGTCTGGACCCCTGTCGATGGCTATACTGGCGCAACCGCGCTTGGTGTCAGCGCGCTTCAGGGCATGGAAGGTCTCGCAGCAATGGGCCTGACCTGGTGGGATGCCTTCTTCGGCTTCATGGATGGCTCACTCGGCGAAACGTCGGCTCTGGCCTGCCTGATTGGCGGTTTGGTTCTGATGGTTGCCAAGATTGCCAACTGGCGGTTGATCGTCGGTTGTCTGGCCGGCACCATCGTCTTCGCGACCCTGTTGAACCTGATCGGTTCCGACACCAACCCGATGTTCGCAATGCCATTCTGGTGGCACTTCGTACTGGGTGGTTATGCTTTCGGTCTGTTCTTCATGGTCACCGAGCCGGTAACCGCCTCTCACACCGACTGGGGGCGTTTCTGGTACGGTGTTTTGATCGGTTTCATGGTCATCATGATCCGCGTCATCAACCCTGCTTTCCCAGAAGGCATGATGCTCGCGATCCTGTTTGGGAATATCTTTGCGCCACTGATCGACTATGTCGTCGTGCGTGCCAACATCAAGCGGAGGGTTGCTCGCAATGCCTGA
- a CDS encoding FAD:protein FMN transferase: protein MSLRFLPIVSLILSSLLLAGCDLLADQTDQYILRGNTMGTSYTIKALRARGKIDKEALYNDIKATLDNANDKLNNWTDDTEISRFNASPSTNWQDISPTFLEVLQEAQRIHAESNGRFDITLSPLIDMWGFGPEDNETLPSKVEIDAALANVGQDSLLELRNDPPSLRKRRGAVSVNLGAIAKGYSADLIARTLEKHGITDYLVEIGGDLIARGVNDMGVPWRVGIEKPNEIGRAVQLVVSVTDMGLATSGDYRNFFLDEEGRRMSHIIDPVSGRPVTHNLASVTVLAADGMRADGLATALLVLGEEEGREMANRLNIPAYFITREEEGFATSSSKAFDALMAKQNKAASKGD from the coding sequence ATGTCCCTGCGTTTCCTTCCCATTGTGTCGCTCATCCTGAGCAGCCTGCTGCTGGCCGGTTGTGATCTGCTGGCAGACCAGACAGATCAATATATTTTGCGCGGCAACACGATGGGCACCTCCTACACGATCAAAGCCCTCAGGGCCCGCGGAAAAATCGACAAGGAGGCACTTTATAACGATATCAAGGCGACGCTGGATAATGCCAACGACAAACTGAACAACTGGACGGATGACACCGAGATTTCCCGGTTCAATGCGAGTCCGTCGACCAACTGGCAGGACATTTCACCGACCTTCCTTGAGGTCTTGCAGGAAGCGCAACGGATCCATGCAGAGAGCAACGGTCGGTTTGACATCACGCTCTCGCCCCTGATCGACATGTGGGGCTTTGGGCCGGAAGACAACGAGACCCTGCCCAGCAAAGTCGAAATCGATGCCGCCCTTGCCAATGTGGGGCAGGACAGCCTGCTGGAACTGCGCAACGACCCGCCGTCCTTGCGCAAGCGGCGTGGTGCGGTATCCGTCAATCTGGGCGCCATTGCCAAGGGTTATAGCGCAGATTTGATCGCCCGCACTCTTGAGAAACATGGCATTACGGATTATCTGGTAGAGATTGGTGGCGATCTGATCGCACGCGGTGTCAATGACATGGGTGTACCATGGCGTGTCGGCATTGAAAAACCCAATGAAATCGGACGTGCGGTTCAATTGGTTGTTTCTGTTACGGATATGGGTCTGGCCACCTCGGGGGATTATCGCAATTTCTTCCTCGATGAGGAAGGGCGGCGGATGTCTCACATCATCGACCCGGTTTCCGGGCGGCCCGTGACCCATAATCTGGCGTCGGTCACCGTGCTGGCAGCCGATGGCATGCGGGCTGATGGACTGGCAACAGCCCTGCTGGTGCTTGGAGAAGAGGAAGGCCGGGAAATGGCCAACCGTTTGAATATACCCGCCTATTTCATTACGCGGGAAGAGGAAGGCTTCGCCACCTCCAGCAGCAAGGCCTTTGATGCCTTGATGGCGAAACAAAACAAGGCTGCGTCAAAGGGCGATTGA
- a CDS encoding Na(+)-translocating NADH-quinone reductase subunit A, producing MKLKKGLDLPISGAPVQTIHEGPKISKVALNGRDFIGLKPKMLVAEGEKVKKGQPLFLHKASEDVMYVAPGGGTITAINRGARRVLETIVISLDEVEEEVTFEATDAKQLVNLSRENVQKRLYESGQWTFFKTRPYSYVPQQDSVPHSIFVTAMDTDPLCADAKVVIEANAAAFTAGLDVISTLTEGRIYVCHHANDKLPHSAADHVSFESFDGPHPAGLPGTHIHFLDPVSAEKTVWSISYADVIAIGNLFTTGKIDTNRTISLAGPMAVKPRLITTRVGASTDEITAGEAEVGIDCRVISGSVLSGSHAHDQFAFLSHSARQVTLIEEDEKQRVLGWINPAQGSWSFTNVHLSSIFGAGKKFAFGSNQRGGRRAMVPFGSYERVMPLDILPTQLLRAILTVDTDLAQKLGALELAEEDLALCSFICHSKYEYGEALRINLTKIEKEG from the coding sequence ATGAAGCTAAAAAAAGGATTGGATCTGCCGATATCCGGCGCTCCTGTCCAGACCATTCATGAAGGGCCAAAAATCTCCAAAGTGGCTTTGAATGGTCGGGACTTCATCGGCCTCAAACCCAAGATGCTCGTTGCTGAGGGGGAGAAAGTCAAGAAGGGTCAACCTCTCTTTTTACACAAAGCTTCAGAAGATGTGATGTATGTGGCGCCTGGTGGCGGAACCATCACTGCGATCAATCGTGGCGCACGTCGCGTGCTTGAAACGATTGTCATCTCTCTGGACGAAGTGGAAGAAGAAGTCACCTTTGAGGCAACCGACGCCAAGCAATTGGTGAATCTCTCGCGTGAAAATGTGCAGAAGCGTTTGTATGAGAGCGGGCAGTGGACCTTCTTCAAAACGCGTCCTTATTCCTACGTGCCGCAACAGGATAGCGTACCGCACTCGATCTTCGTGACCGCAATGGATACCGATCCGCTTTGCGCCGACGCGAAGGTCGTCATCGAAGCCAATGCCGCTGCATTCACGGCTGGTCTCGATGTGATCTCGACCCTTACCGAAGGTCGGATCTATGTTTGTCACCACGCCAATGACAAGCTACCGCACAGTGCGGCAGATCATGTCAGCTTTGAGAGCTTCGATGGTCCGCATCCGGCAGGCCTGCCCGGAACCCACATCCATTTCCTTGATCCCGTCAGCGCAGAGAAAACCGTCTGGTCGATCTCCTACGCTGATGTGATTGCCATCGGTAACCTGTTCACCACAGGGAAGATCGATACCAACCGCACGATCTCGCTGGCAGGCCCGATGGCCGTCAAGCCACGTCTGATCACCACGCGCGTTGGCGCTTCTACCGACGAGATCACCGCAGGCGAAGCCGAAGTCGGCATCGATTGCCGCGTGATTTCCGGCTCTGTTCTCTCGGGTAGCCATGCCCATGACCAGTTTGCCTTCCTCTCCCACTCTGCCCGACAGGTTACCCTGATCGAGGAAGATGAGAAGCAACGGGTTCTTGGCTGGATCAATCCCGCACAGGGCAGTTGGTCCTTCACCAATGTTCATCTCAGTTCGATTTTTGGTGCGGGCAAGAAATTTGCTTTCGGTTCCAACCAGCGCGGTGGCCGCCGTGCAATGGTGCCGTTCGGATCCTATGAACGCGTGATGCCGCTGGATATCCTCCCAACCCAGCTGCTGCGTGCGATCCTGACCGTCGATACGGATCTGGCCCAGAAACTGGGTGCACTGGAGCTTGCAGAGGAAGATCTCGCGCTGTGCAGTTTCATTTGCCATTCGAAATATGAGTATGGCGAAGCCTTGCGTATCAATCTCACCAAAATCGAAAAAGAGGGCTAA
- the nqrM gene encoding (Na+)-NQR maturation NqrM, which translates to METFLVAFGAFLVVLIGMSVGVMFKRKPITGSCGGLNAISDSDKCVVCSMPVDPNSPLKERLECPRKKAAREAAEKLAAASSAA; encoded by the coding sequence ATGGAAACCTTTCTCGTCGCATTCGGAGCCTTTCTTGTCGTTCTTATCGGCATGTCCGTTGGCGTGATGTTCAAGCGCAAGCCGATCACCGGGTCTTGTGGCGGTTTGAATGCGATCTCTGACAGTGACAAATGCGTTGTCTGCTCCATGCCTGTGGACCCAAACAGCCCGCTCAAAGAGCGCCTTGAATGCCCACGCAAGAAAGCCGCCCGTGAGGCAGCTGAAAAACTGGCAGCCGCAAGTTCGGCCGCCTAA